DNA sequence from the Vicia villosa cultivar HV-30 ecotype Madison, WI linkage group LG3, Vvil1.0, whole genome shotgun sequence genome:
TACTTTAATGAACATGTTTTTGTAATgaggcagagtttgaaatctaGCTCTTTCTTTGGAGAATCTCTTAGAGTGTCATCCAAATCAACACTCAAGCTTTCAAGAACAAAGGCTACTTCAGTCATAACCAAATGTGAAATTGGTGACAGTTTGGTGAGTTACTTTACTTACATAGAACAAAGTTCTCATATGAGTAGTTGAATTAACCTATTTAGATTGATTTTTTTGAACTTATTTAGTTGTACAAATATACCTATAATCATTTTTCAGAGCATGCAAGGGAGTTACCACACAAGGTTCAAAAATGGTCACAGTTAAACTATGACTAAATATGATCTTATAAAATGTCTCTCCCAGTTAAACTATAATTAAATAGGATCTCTATTTATTTTGTCATAATTAAATTGTGACTAATCTACATATGATCTTTGAAAAATTGAGATGGCTCCGTATAAGACCTTAAACAATTTATGAGTATGACAAGCCGATTAGctgttttcaacttattttcacaAGCTTGACTTCAGGATATAGtttatgaaaacattttgaattaatGTCAGATGTTTGTGAATTGTAGGAAGAATTCTTGTCAAAGGCGACACCGGATAAGGGTCTGATTAGGTTGATGGTGTGCATGGGAGAAGCATTAAGAACAATTTCTTTCAAAGTGAAGACAGCTTCTTGTGGTGGAACACAATGTGTTAATTCTTTTGGGGATGAACAGCTTGCAGTGGATATGCTTGCAAACAATCTTCTTTTTGAGGTTAGAACATTTCAGTAATAGTACTATTGTCAATAAGCATTAAGGACCGAGTTCCGATCTGAGAGACGGTTGTAATTTTCTATGCATAGGCCTTAAAACACTCTCACTTCTGCAAGTATGCTTGCTCAGAAGAAATTCCTGAGCTTCAAGACATGGGAGGTCCAGTTGAAGGTCTGCCATAATTCTATCAAAAAATATGATTGGTGTCTCTTATACAAATGCATTCATTTTTTGAGGCTATGCAATTTACTGAGTATATATATGCAACTCATAACAGGTGGATTTAGTGTTGCATTTGACCCTCTTGATGGTTCAAGCATAGTAGACACAAATTTCACAGTTGGCACCATCTTTGGTGTTTGGCCTGGTGATAAGTTGCTTGGAGTCACAGGAAGAGAACAAGTTGCTGCAGCTATGGGAGTTTTAGGTCCCAGAACTACTTATGTTCTTGCTCTTAAAGATTTCCCTGGTACTCATGAGTTTCTCCTGCTTGATGAAGGTAAGATTGATATTTATTTTGGTGAGATAAACTTATTACCAGTGAAACACGAACACCTCAAACACAACATGACACTGACATATCGATaccagtaataatttgaaaaaatgtgtGACAGTGTCAGTTTTtgacactgacactgacactgTCACATATTTTTTCAGAGTTATCGGTGTCATAGAGTTTATTAAAGACAAAAACTATCCAAGTTTATCGTATGACAAAATTATCCAATTCATATATCAGGAAAATGGCAGCATGTCAAAGAGACTTATGAAATTGGTGAAGGAAAACTATTCTCCCCTGGGAATTTGAGAGCTACATTTGACAACACCAATTATGCTAAGGtctatatgaaattatcttatatgagaaaaataatattttgttctATGTATTTTCACAT
Encoded proteins:
- the LOC131656122 gene encoding sedoheptulose-1,7-bisphosphatase, chloroplastic, yielding METGIACYSRGAFFPTVSSKHSLPSITPSSGYRSLKSSSFFGESLRVSSKSTLKLSRTKATSVITKCEIGDSLEEFLSKATPDKGLIRLMVCMGEALRTISFKVKTASCGGTQCVNSFGDEQLAVDMLANNLLFEALKHSHFCKYACSEEIPELQDMGGPVEGGFSVAFDPLDGSSIVDTNFTVGTIFGVWPGDKLLGVTGREQVAAAMGVLGPRTTYVLALKDFPGTHEFLLLDEGKWQHVKETYEIGEGKLFSPGNLRATFDNTNYAKLVDYYVREKYTLRYTGGMVPDVNQIIVKEKGIFTNVTSPTAKAKLRLLFEVAPLGLLIENAGGYSSDGYKSVLDKVVENIDDRTQVAYGSKNEIIRFEETLYGSSRLKEGVPVGASA